A part of Lacibacter sp. H407 genomic DNA contains:
- the porD gene encoding type IX secretion system protein PorD gives MYKALFAFILSCLLSQEIISQELNARVRVVDNQIPTTIDRKIFRTLEASLTNFLNNRKWSADNFKPNEKINCQFLINLETMPEPNIFSASITIQAARPVYATSYVSPIINFKDASFDFKYVESQPLEFNENRVSGSDPLVSNLTAVLAYYAYIIVGFDYASFSTRGGDPYFQKALNIVNNAPDGSKISGWKSFENNNRNRYWLTENLINNRYTVIHDVYYNYYRKGFDLMYENETAARTEVINALVYLDNLNRETPNLMVVQFFMLGKADEIINMFKKAAPPEKTKVVEIVSRLDVTNSNKYKQELK, from the coding sequence ATGTATAAAGCCTTGTTTGCTTTTATTTTAAGTTGTTTGCTTTCACAGGAAATTATTTCCCAGGAGTTAAATGCAAGAGTACGTGTAGTTGACAATCAGATACCAACAACAATTGATCGGAAAATATTCAGGACGCTTGAAGCATCACTTACCAATTTTTTAAATAATCGAAAATGGTCGGCTGATAACTTTAAGCCAAATGAAAAAATCAATTGTCAGTTCCTGATCAATCTGGAAACGATGCCCGAGCCTAATATTTTTTCAGCGAGCATTACCATACAAGCTGCACGTCCTGTTTATGCTACGTCTTATGTTTCTCCTATTATAAATTTCAAAGATGCCAGTTTTGATTTTAAGTACGTTGAATCGCAGCCGCTTGAATTTAATGAAAACCGAGTGTCAGGATCTGATCCCTTGGTTTCGAATTTAACTGCTGTGTTGGCTTACTACGCCTACATCATTGTTGGGTTTGATTATGCTTCGTTCTCAACACGTGGCGGCGATCCCTATTTCCAGAAAGCCCTGAACATTGTAAACAATGCACCCGACGGAAGTAAAATTTCTGGTTGGAAATCGTTTGAGAACAATAACCGGAATCGTTATTGGTTAACCGAAAATCTCATTAACAACCGTTATACTGTTATTCATGATGTGTATTACAATTACTACCGAAAAGGATTTGATCTGATGTACGAAAATGAAACTGCGGCAAGGACAGAAGTGATCAATGCGCTTGTTTATCTTGATAATTTAAACAGAGAAACACCCAACCTGATGGTAGTGCAGTTCTTTATGTTAGGTAAAGCCGATGAGATCATTAATATGTTCAAAAAAGCAGCGCCGCCTGAAAAAACCAAAGTCGTCGAAATTGTAAGCAGGCTCGATGTTACAAATTCCAATAAGTACAAACAGGAACTGAAATGA
- a CDS encoding sensor histidine kinase, with product MFFLQATNSTNVTYVVYFGTFGMLLLAIGLIVFIVFHQRKVIYFQLRMKKMQEEQQQMMLQASIQSQEEERQRIAADLHDDAGPLLATVRLYLNENLIHQDQGTQLQSIYNAKQIIDDTIQLIRNMSHSLIPPTLKNFGLESAVNDMFQKINGSGSISASARFHDYKRRLKLEYELSIFRVLQELVNNTIKHSRSSFIHLTQNKTDQYIYIRMHHDGEGLTQTEYEKLRDTPQGMGLKNIYSRVKILNSKILFEKDPSNTYYKVTIEIPVEAML from the coding sequence ATGTTTTTTTTACAAGCCACAAACTCCACTAATGTAACCTATGTTGTGTACTTCGGTACTTTCGGCATGTTGCTGTTGGCAATAGGGCTCATTGTTTTTATTGTATTTCATCAACGAAAAGTGATTTACTTCCAGCTCCGCATGAAGAAAATGCAGGAAGAACAACAGCAGATGATGCTGCAGGCATCCATCCAAAGCCAGGAAGAAGAACGCCAGCGGATTGCTGCTGATCTGCACGATGATGCAGGGCCCTTACTTGCAACCGTCCGACTATATTTAAATGAGAACCTGATTCATCAGGATCAAGGTACACAGTTGCAAAGTATTTATAACGCCAAACAAATCATTGATGATACCATTCAACTTATCAGGAACATGTCTCACAGCCTGATTCCGCCAACATTGAAAAACTTTGGATTAGAAAGTGCGGTCAACGACATGTTTCAGAAAATTAATGGCAGCGGTTCAATCAGCGCAAGTGCCCGTTTTCATGATTATAAGCGTCGATTGAAACTGGAATATGAGTTATCTATTTTCCGTGTGTTACAGGAACTCGTAAATAACACGATCAAACATAGCCGTTCAAGTTTCATTCACTTAACACAAAATAAAACAGATCAGTATATTTATATCCGGATGCACCATGATGGCGAAGGATTGACACAAACCGAGTACGAAAAACTGAGAGATACACCCCAAGGCATGGGATTGAAGAATATTTACAGCCGGGTTAAGATATTAAATTCAAAAATTTTATTTGAAAAGGACCCATCTAACACGTATTACAAGGTTACCATTGAGATTCCGGTGGAAGCCATGTTATAA
- a CDS encoding polyprenyl synthetase family protein has protein sequence MNSSTSIQLLVKDELQEFEEKFRQAVKSRVSLLDRIMQYIIKRKGKQVRPMFVFLSAKLFGPVSESTHRAAALVELLHTATLVHDDVVDESMERRGFFSINALWKNKIAVLVGDYLLSKGLLLSLKNNDFNTLKILSEAVEQMSEGELLQIEKTRKLNLSEDVYFEIIKNKTASLLSSACAAGTWSTTMDLEKTEQMKLFGEKAGIAFQIKDDLFDYGSASIGKPTGNDIKEKKLTLPLIYTLNTVDPAKKKQLIYILKNENRQKKNVQWVINEVVEAGGITYAEQVMNKYRDEAISLLHQFPKNEIRDGLEALVRYTTDRKY, from the coding sequence ATGAATTCTTCCACATCTATTCAATTGCTGGTTAAAGACGAACTACAGGAGTTTGAAGAAAAATTCAGGCAAGCTGTTAAAAGTAGGGTTTCGTTGCTCGACAGGATCATGCAATATATCATCAAGCGAAAAGGCAAACAGGTAAGACCCATGTTCGTTTTCCTGAGCGCCAAGCTTTTTGGCCCTGTTTCCGAAAGCACCCACCGGGCAGCAGCATTGGTAGAACTCCTGCATACAGCTACACTGGTGCATGATGATGTAGTGGATGAATCAATGGAGCGGCGTGGTTTTTTCTCCATCAATGCCCTTTGGAAAAACAAAATCGCCGTTTTGGTGGGCGATTACCTCCTATCAAAAGGGTTATTACTTTCTTTAAAAAACAACGATTTCAACACCTTGAAAATACTATCGGAAGCCGTGGAACAAATGAGCGAAGGCGAGCTTTTGCAGATTGAAAAAACAAGAAAGCTCAATCTTAGTGAAGATGTTTATTTTGAAATTATCAAGAACAAAACTGCTTCCCTCCTTTCATCTGCCTGTGCTGCCGGAACTTGGTCGACAACGATGGATCTGGAAAAAACCGAACAAATGAAACTGTTTGGTGAAAAAGCAGGTATCGCTTTTCAAATCAAAGACGATCTGTTTGATTATGGCAGTGCGTCGATCGGAAAGCCTACGGGGAACGACATTAAAGAAAAAAAACTCACATTACCACTTATTTACACGCTCAATACCGTTGATCCGGCTAAAAAGAAACAACTTATTTATATTCTCAAAAACGAGAACCGGCAAAAGAAAAACGTGCAATGGGTGATCAACGAAGTGGTTGAAGCCGGCGGCATTACTTACGCCGAACAGGTAATGAATAAATACCGGGATGAAGCAATCAGTTTGCTTCATCAGTTTCCGAAGAATGAGATCAGAGATGGTCTTGAAGCATTGGTACGTTATACAACCGACCGAAAATATTAA
- the coaBC gene encoding bifunctional phosphopantothenoylcysteine decarboxylase/phosphopantothenate--cysteine ligase CoaBC: MKLQGKKVAVGITGSIAAYKSISLVRLLVKEGAEVKVILTPSAKDFVSPLVLSTLSKNNVLIDLFDENSWANHVELGRWADLLLIAPLSCNTLAKIAHGMCDNLLIAVYLSATCPVMIAPAMDEDMWKHPSTKHNIETLRSYGNHIIPVEAGELASGLIGEGRMAEPEQIMNTVVGFFLTQTDFKGMKVLVTAGPTYEAIDPVRFIGNHSSGKMGIAIAEELTKRGADVILVLGPSSQQISNRLYKLVNVKSAEEMYEASVQHYPDCQLAVMSAAVADYSPIQIAVDKIKKQDDGGMQIELKRTKDILATLGSMKKKGQWLVGFALETTNEKEYALGKLESKNADMIVLNSLKDAGAGFGGDTNKVSIFCKNKQEYTFTVKSKREVATDIANTIKLQMHV; the protein is encoded by the coding sequence ATGAAACTTCAAGGAAAAAAAGTTGCAGTAGGGATAACGGGCAGTATAGCTGCTTACAAATCAATTTCACTTGTTCGGCTGTTGGTGAAAGAAGGCGCAGAGGTAAAAGTGATTCTTACCCCCTCAGCGAAAGATTTCGTGTCGCCTTTGGTACTTTCAACTTTATCAAAAAATAATGTTCTGATTGATTTGTTTGATGAAAACAGTTGGGCCAACCACGTTGAGTTAGGGCGATGGGCCGATCTATTGCTGATTGCGCCGCTAAGCTGCAATACACTTGCAAAAATTGCCCATGGAATGTGTGATAATTTACTAATCGCTGTTTATCTATCAGCAACATGCCCGGTAATGATTGCACCAGCTATGGACGAGGACATGTGGAAGCACCCATCCACGAAACATAACATCGAAACACTTCGATCATACGGCAATCATATCATTCCTGTTGAAGCCGGTGAGTTAGCCAGCGGTTTAATTGGCGAAGGCAGAATGGCTGAGCCTGAGCAGATCATGAACACGGTAGTAGGTTTTTTTTTGACCCAAACCGATTTTAAAGGAATGAAGGTGCTTGTAACAGCAGGACCAACTTATGAAGCAATTGATCCTGTTCGGTTCATTGGCAATCATTCCAGTGGGAAAATGGGGATCGCTATTGCAGAAGAGTTGACAAAAAGAGGTGCCGATGTGATTTTGGTACTTGGACCGTCCTCACAACAGATAAGCAACCGTTTGTATAAGTTGGTGAATGTAAAAAGTGCCGAAGAAATGTATGAAGCAAGCGTACAGCATTATCCGGATTGCCAACTTGCTGTTATGTCGGCTGCGGTTGCTGATTACTCTCCCATACAAATCGCTGTAGATAAAATAAAAAAGCAGGATGACGGCGGCATGCAGATCGAATTGAAACGTACTAAAGATATTTTAGCGACGCTGGGCTCTATGAAGAAAAAAGGACAATGGTTGGTGGGCTTTGCTTTGGAAACCACAAATGAAAAGGAATATGCGCTGGGTAAACTCGAGTCGAAAAATGCTGATATGATCGTATTGAATTCGCTGAAAGATGCCGGTGCCGGATTTGGTGGTGATACAAATAAAGTCAGTATTTTTTGTAAGAACAAGCAGGAATATACGTTTACAGTAAAAAGCAAAAGAGAAGTTGCTACAGATATTGCGAATACCATTAAACTACAGATGCATGTATAA
- a CDS encoding outer membrane protein assembly factor BamD, which produces MNLITRLLFVVLVFGALTGCNKKTITNILKSKDVEYKLGMAEQYYANKKYSKAQILYEDLFPLLRNDPRFEDLYYKYAYCGFYQKDYLSAENLFKGFLEVFPKSPRAAEVDYMKAFCYYKQSPRVELDQTPTQKAIGSMQAHLNNYPESSKAAEARKIIDECFAKLELKEQKSAELYYNVGSYRAAAITFTTLLNNYPESKRADEYKLMIIKSYYQYAGMSIEEKQKERFAKVVEEYYDFVDRFPESGLLKEAEKYFNLSSNNIKANKNEQTDTKS; this is translated from the coding sequence ATGAATTTGATTACCCGTTTATTATTTGTTGTTTTAGTTTTTGGAGCACTTACAGGGTGTAATAAGAAAACGATTACGAATATTCTCAAGAGTAAAGATGTAGAATATAAGCTTGGAATGGCAGAGCAGTATTATGCCAATAAAAAATATAGCAAGGCTCAAATACTTTATGAAGATCTGTTCCCGCTTTTGAGAAATGATCCCCGCTTTGAAGATCTTTACTATAAATATGCGTACTGTGGTTTTTATCAGAAAGATTATCTGAGTGCTGAGAATTTATTCAAAGGATTTTTGGAAGTTTTTCCAAAAAGTCCAAGGGCTGCAGAGGTGGATTACATGAAGGCTTTCTGTTATTATAAGCAGTCGCCAAGAGTGGAGTTAGATCAAACACCAACACAAAAGGCCATAGGTTCGATGCAGGCGCATCTTAACAATTACCCGGAATCGTCAAAAGCAGCAGAAGCAAGAAAAATTATTGACGAGTGCTTTGCAAAACTTGAATTAAAGGAACAAAAAAGTGCTGAATTGTATTACAACGTTGGCTCTTACAGAGCTGCCGCAATTACATTCACTACTTTGCTGAATAACTATCCGGAATCGAAACGGGCAGATGAATATAAATTGATGATCATTAAGTCGTATTATCAATATGCGGGAATGAGCATTGAAGAAAAGCAAAAAGAACGGTTTGCCAAAGTGGTTGAAGAGTACTACGACTTTGTAGATCGGTTTCCCGAAAGTGGCCTTTTAAAAGAAGCTGAAAAATATTTTAATCTTTCTTCTAACAATATAAAAGCAAATAAAAATGAGCAGACTGATACGAAAAGTTAG
- a CDS encoding DNA-directed RNA polymerase subunit omega, producing the protein MSRLIRKVSANTSNVVETKNVADLKAKTGNVYESIAVIAKRANQINISLKEELHNKLEEFASHTDSLEEIHENKEQIEISKAYERMPNPALLATQEFVDDKVYHRRADNDLFS; encoded by the coding sequence ATGAGCAGACTGATACGAAAAGTTAGCGCCAACACCAGCAATGTTGTTGAAACAAAAAATGTAGCTGACTTGAAGGCTAAAACAGGTAATGTGTATGAATCAATTGCTGTTATAGCTAAGCGTGCCAACCAGATCAATATCTCTCTGAAAGAAGAGTTGCATAATAAACTGGAAGAGTTTGCAAGTCATACAGATAGCCTGGAAGAAATTCATGAGAATAAAGAGCAGATCGAAATTTCTAAGGCCTACGAACGTATGCCCAACCCGGCGTTATTGGCAACACAGGAATTTGTAGATGATAAAGTATATCACCGTAGAGCTGATAATGATCTGTTTTCTTAA
- a CDS encoding DUF4296 domain-containing protein, producing the protein MRQFVLIGWMLLILMACSDNRRIPSNIMQPEKFQAVLTDVLLADGLSLERSFKDTAIKITDENAKYFLKVFELHAVSKNDFMKSYNFYLQRPDLLKVITDSISSVLNQRNLQLSIDTSKPKPNGNNFKKTGAGNGNK; encoded by the coding sequence ATGAGACAATTTGTGTTAATTGGATGGATGCTGCTGATATTGATGGCATGTTCAGATAACCGGCGTATCCCTTCAAATATAATGCAGCCAGAAAAATTTCAAGCTGTACTTACCGATGTTTTGCTGGCTGATGGATTAAGCCTTGAACGATCGTTCAAGGATACTGCCATCAAGATCACCGACGAAAATGCAAAATATTTTCTGAAAGTATTTGAGTTGCATGCTGTGAGTAAGAATGACTTTATGAAGAGTTATAATTTTTACCTGCAGCGCCCGGATCTTCTCAAAGTTATTACAGACTCTATCTCGTCTGTACTTAATCAAAGGAACCTTCAACTTTCAATAGATACTTCCAAACCTAAACCGAATGGTAATAACTTCAAGAAAACTGGAGCTGGAAATGGGAATAAATAG
- a CDS encoding class I SAM-dependent methyltransferase, with translation MYIATNWGLQIALFTLRQEWRGEKKYRINTTSFSDLSRFKITGNQLTHATEYMPVNYFTIEHLFTHLPKQATQRSLLDIGCGKGRAMCVAASYGFQKVIGIDFAKEMIDAAEKNLVVTKNIHPSLQYQLTWADISSLEIGKDVQTIFLFNPFDEILLKAVVQKIEASLKAYPRELYVLYASPRHEDVFFAAGYDVLYRVKKYKFLEGIILTKKN, from the coding sequence TTGTACATCGCAACCAACTGGGGATTGCAAATTGCACTATTCACGCTTCGACAGGAATGGAGAGGTGAAAAAAAATACCGGATCAATACTACTTCATTCAGCGATCTCTCCCGTTTTAAAATCACCGGCAATCAACTCACTCATGCTACGGAATATATGCCGGTCAATTATTTTACAATTGAACATCTGTTCACTCATCTTCCGAAACAAGCAACACAACGATCGCTGCTTGATATTGGATGTGGTAAAGGAAGGGCGATGTGCGTTGCTGCATCCTATGGCTTTCAAAAAGTAATTGGAATTGACTTTGCAAAAGAAATGATCGATGCAGCAGAAAAAAATCTTGTTGTCACAAAAAATATACACCCATCTCTGCAATATCAATTAACATGGGCCGACATCAGTTCTTTGGAAATAGGTAAAGATGTCCAAACCATTTTTCTGTTCAACCCGTTCGATGAAATATTGCTGAAGGCAGTTGTTCAGAAAATTGAAGCCTCACTAAAAGCATATCCACGTGAGTTGTACGTTTTGTATGCAAGCCCCCGGCACGAGGATGTTTTCTTTGCAGCGGGATACGATGTCTTGTACAGAGTAAAAAAATATAAATTCCTCGAAGGAATCATTCTTACAAAAAAGAACTAA
- a CDS encoding OmpA family protein, producing MASKKYTLLLGALCFILTNLSAQSYDWKDSSLIPKKSQAQHNEFLQNQQPFPAKPRNQWEIGLSVGNVLIAGDVTPVVPQIGWGAHVRKAFGYIFSARLQYAGGIAKGLNWTPAFNFAKNTAWTSEYNAPMNYRYTGAAGTVPGLPNGAPGELYQLGSRDFALGNYVPYNEDNQDVVYYNNRTVSHQLSLQGIITLNNIRFHKSKTSFIVYGLGGVGGMIYETTVDALDANGNSYAGLFSTVYNSYQVSNKNKRDIRRDLKAGMDKKYETAAEGQNLRRPKLFDMTFRPMAQVGAGVAFKVGKRFSIGIEEVLTIAKDDLLDGQRWQEHAMGDAVLTRDFDSWHYTNLNFNYSLGSKSVEPLWWLNPLDYAYNELNAPRHMKLPKPVLDDADGDGVTDQFDNEPNTPAGCPVDTHGVSRDTDGDGVPDCKDKELITPTQCQPVDADGVGKCPDPECCKNPVVAPPACNLVDLPSINFGGNSSVLSAEAKALVGSVATSLRGNPECKLTVCGSAAKSKSGQALGQKRVDAIVKYLVEVQGISADRVIAQYDCHEGDPSVVELRAEQK from the coding sequence ATGGCAAGCAAAAAGTACACCCTCTTACTTGGGGCCCTATGTTTTATCTTAACAAACCTATCTGCTCAGAGCTACGATTGGAAAGACTCCTCTCTGATTCCTAAGAAATCTCAGGCTCAGCACAACGAGTTTTTACAGAATCAACAACCCTTCCCTGCGAAACCTCGTAACCAGTGGGAAATTGGTTTGAGTGTTGGTAACGTTCTGATTGCAGGAGACGTTACACCTGTAGTTCCACAAATTGGTTGGGGCGCCCATGTTCGTAAGGCTTTTGGTTACATTTTTTCTGCAAGATTGCAATATGCGGGCGGTATTGCTAAAGGCTTAAACTGGACTCCAGCTTTCAATTTTGCAAAAAATACAGCTTGGACAAGCGAATACAACGCACCAATGAACTATCGTTATACGGGCGCGGCTGGTACAGTTCCTGGTCTTCCGAACGGGGCTCCTGGTGAGCTTTATCAATTAGGATCAAGAGATTTTGCATTAGGAAACTATGTTCCTTACAATGAGGATAATCAAGATGTTGTATATTATAACAACAGGACTGTTTCTCATCAATTGTCTTTACAAGGTATTATCACATTAAATAATATTCGTTTCCATAAATCTAAAACAAGCTTTATTGTTTACGGTCTTGGTGGTGTTGGCGGTATGATTTATGAAACTACAGTTGATGCATTGGATGCTAACGGCAATTCTTATGCTGGGTTGTTTAGTACTGTTTATAATTCATATCAGGTTTCAAATAAAAATAAGCGTGATATCCGTCGTGATCTGAAAGCCGGAATGGACAAGAAGTATGAAACAGCAGCAGAAGGCCAAAATTTACGCCGTCCGAAATTGTTTGATATGACTTTCAGACCAATGGCGCAAGTTGGTGCCGGTGTTGCATTTAAAGTTGGAAAGCGTTTCAGCATTGGTATCGAAGAAGTGTTGACTATTGCTAAGGATGATTTGTTAGATGGTCAGCGTTGGCAGGAACATGCAATGGGCGACGCCGTTTTAACTCGTGATTTCGATTCATGGCATTATACAAACCTCAATTTCAACTACAGCCTTGGTTCTAAATCAGTTGAGCCTCTTTGGTGGTTGAATCCATTGGACTATGCTTACAACGAATTGAATGCTCCACGTCACATGAAGCTTCCAAAACCAGTTTTGGACGATGCTGATGGCGATGGCGTAACAGATCAGTTTGATAATGAGCCAAACACTCCTGCAGGATGTCCAGTTGATACACATGGTGTAAGCCGTGATACTGATGGTGATGGTGTTCCTGATTGTAAGGATAAGGAATTGATCACTCCTACACAGTGTCAGCCAGTAGATGCTGATGGTGTTGGTAAGTGCCCAGATCCTGAGTGTTGCAAAAATCCAGTAGTTGCTCCTCCGGCATGTAATCTGGTTGATCTTCCGAGCATAAACTTCGGTGGTAACTCAAGTGTATTGAGTGCTGAAGCAAAAGCATTGGTTGGTAGCGTTGCAACTTCATTGCGTGGTAATCCAGAATGTAAGCTTACAGTTTGCGGTAGCGCAGCGAAGAGCAAATCTGGTCAGGCATTAGGTCAGAAGCGTGTAGACGCAATCGTTAAGTACCTCGTAGAAGTACAAGGTATCAGCGCTGACCGTGTAATAGCTCAGTACGATTGTCATGAAGGTGATCCTTCAGTAGTTGAGCTCCGTGCAGAACAGAAGTAA
- the recJ gene encoding single-stranded-DNA-specific exonuclease RecJ has protein sequence MQKRWTLLEANKTATEALLDKLKIHPVLCKILAQRGYDTFEKAKEYFRPQISELHDPWLMKDMQKAVTRIQTAFQQKEKILVFGDYDVDGTTSVACMFQFLCSIYEKQLLDFYIPHRYREGYGISKQGIDFAKANGFTLIISLDCGIKSVELIAYAKELGIDFIVCDHHLPDAVIPNAVAILNPKQIDCPYPYKELCGCGVGFKLITALAQTLQMENEQTYRYLDLVATAIAADIVPMTGENRILAFHGLKRVNENPSNGIKALMFLGGATTTMHINNLVFMIAPRVNAAGRMDDAKKAVQMFIASTYEEALTFAEMLHADNDERKEADSSISEEALAIINGDEQLKIRKSTVLYQPHWHKGVVGIVASRLTEHFYRPTIVLTKSGDYVAGSARSVNGFNLYEAIHACREHLLGYGGHFAAAGLTLMPENIDAFAAAFEQEVARTIKPEQLIPEIIIDSELSFADIKPNFYNIIKQMEPFGPENMRPVFVSRNVTDNGYSKIVKEQHLRLVVKQGDAVITGICFRAAHLFPIVQQGPFDVVYTIDENEWNGSVSLQLKVIDIRPSTA, from the coding sequence ATGCAAAAAAGATGGACTCTTTTAGAGGCAAATAAAACTGCCACTGAAGCGCTACTCGACAAGCTGAAGATCCATCCTGTTCTCTGCAAAATATTGGCTCAACGAGGTTATGATACATTTGAAAAAGCGAAAGAATATTTCCGGCCACAAATAAGTGAGCTGCATGATCCCTGGCTGATGAAAGACATGCAAAAAGCTGTAACCAGAATTCAAACCGCTTTTCAACAAAAAGAAAAAATTCTGGTATTTGGAGATTATGATGTGGATGGTACCACAAGTGTAGCCTGCATGTTTCAATTCCTTTGTTCCATTTACGAGAAACAGTTACTCGATTTTTATATCCCACATCGATACAGGGAAGGATATGGTATCTCCAAACAAGGTATTGATTTTGCAAAAGCAAATGGATTCACGCTGATCATTTCATTAGACTGTGGAATCAAATCTGTTGAGTTGATCGCTTATGCCAAAGAATTGGGTATCGACTTTATTGTTTGCGATCATCACCTACCCGACGCCGTTATTCCCAATGCTGTGGCCATTCTTAATCCGAAACAAATTGATTGCCCTTATCCGTATAAGGAATTATGCGGTTGCGGTGTTGGCTTTAAACTCATTACTGCATTGGCACAAACGCTGCAAATGGAGAATGAGCAGACTTATCGTTATCTCGATCTCGTTGCAACAGCAATTGCGGCCGACATTGTTCCAATGACAGGCGAAAACAGAATCCTCGCCTTTCATGGATTGAAACGGGTCAATGAAAATCCTTCAAACGGAATTAAAGCATTGATGTTTTTAGGTGGCGCTACCACCACCATGCACATCAACAATCTTGTGTTCATGATTGCCCCAAGAGTAAATGCAGCCGGGCGTATGGACGATGCAAAAAAAGCCGTACAGATGTTCATTGCTTCTACCTATGAAGAAGCACTAACATTTGCTGAAATGTTACATGCGGATAATGATGAACGCAAAGAAGCCGACTCATCCATTTCTGAAGAAGCATTGGCGATCATTAACGGTGACGAACAACTGAAGATTAGAAAATCAACAGTACTATATCAACCGCATTGGCATAAAGGAGTTGTAGGTATTGTTGCATCCCGTTTAACAGAACATTTCTATCGCCCCACAATTGTGCTTACAAAAAGTGGCGATTATGTTGCAGGTAGTGCAAGAAGTGTAAACGGCTTTAATTTATACGAAGCGATACATGCCTGTAGGGAACACTTGCTCGGCTATGGCGGGCATTTTGCCGCAGCAGGACTTACTTTGATGCCGGAAAATATTGATGCGTTTGCAGCAGCCTTCGAACAGGAAGTTGCACGTACAATAAAACCTGAACAACTGATCCCTGAAATTATTATTGATAGTGAACTTTCATTTGCTGATATCAAACCGAACTTCTACAACATCATTAAACAGATGGAACCGTTTGGACCGGAGAATATGCGACCGGTTTTTGTATCACGAAATGTAACGGATAACGGCTACAGTAAAATCGTAAAAGAGCAACATCTGCGATTGGTAGTAAAGCAAGGCGACGCCGTCATTACAGGTATTTGTTTTCGTGCAGCACATTTATTTCCAATTGTTCAACAGGGACCGTTTGATGTTGTATATACCATTGATGAAAACGAATGGAATGGCAGCGTTAGTCTTCAGCTGAAAGTAATTGACATCAGACCATCAACTGCTTGA
- a CDS encoding response regulator transcription factor, with protein sequence MSQIKVAIADDHQIFRKGVILSLRSYTNIKFVLEAENGEELLAGLAEAEPDVILMDLRMPGKDGIETTKAVNKMFPNIHVLVLTMYEDERFVTHLMENGANGYLLKSSDPSEIKKAILEVYTKGYYLNNFVNRILLKKSHNKVKSIPTLNSEIQISDKEKQVIRLLCMEYTAQEIAKEMEISPRTVEAIKDRLMERFGVKNSVGLVFFAMKNSLID encoded by the coding sequence ATGAGCCAGATTAAAGTTGCAATAGCTGATGACCATCAAATATTCAGAAAGGGTGTAATCCTTTCATTGAGGTCGTACACAAATATCAAATTCGTTTTGGAAGCTGAGAACGGCGAAGAATTATTAGCAGGTTTAGCGGAGGCTGAGCCTGATGTAATTTTAATGGATTTGCGTATGCCTGGTAAAGATGGCATTGAAACAACGAAAGCTGTGAATAAAATGTTTCCGAATATTCATGTATTGGTATTAACCATGTATGAAGATGAACGTTTTGTAACTCACCTGATGGAAAACGGTGCCAATGGGTACTTATTAAAAAGCTCAGACCCCTCCGAAATCAAAAAAGCCATTCTTGAAGTTTATACAAAAGGATATTACCTCAACAACTTTGTTAACAGAATACTACTAAAAAAGTCGCATAATAAAGTAAAATCAATTCCAACTCTTAATAGTGAGATACAGATCTCAGATAAAGAAAAACAGGTGATCCGACTCCTTTGTATGGAATACACAGCACAGGAAATAGCCAAGGAAATGGAAATCAGCCCACGCACTGTTGAGGCGATCAAAGACAGGCTGATGGAGCGTTTTGGTGTTAAGAATTCGGTAGGGTTAGTGTTTTTCGCAATGAAAAATTCATTGATCGATTAA